The Bosea sp. AS-1 region ACCGCGATGGACGTTGGAATAGTCCTCGCGCATCAGCTTCGACATCGCGTCGATCACCGCGTTCGGCTTCTGAGCCGAGGCCGCATTGTCGAGATAGACCAGCGGCTTGCCATAGACTTCGCGCGACAGGATCGGAAAATCCCGCCGTACGGTCTCGACATCGTAGGGCTTCAGCACGGGCTGACCGGTGATCGCGTTCATCGCTACTTTGTCCCGGTTGCGGCGCGTCTGTCAGCGACAAGGCCGCCGGCATGCCCCCAATCCTCCGCCTCGATCTCCTGAATCACGATATGGGTGTTCTGCGGGTTCTTCCCCAGCACCCTGACCAGGGTCTCGGTGAAGTCCTTGACGATCTCGGCCTTCTGCTCGCGCGTCGCGCCCTTGGTGATCTGGACGTTGATATAAGGCATCAGACGGTGCTCCTCTCGGCGGCAGCTTCGCGCGCCTTCAGCCAGGCCTCGACCTCATGCATGACGAGATCGCGCACGGTCTCGTCGGCAATGAACTCGGCCGCCTCACCGGCGAAGGCCTGCAGCACCAGCGCTTCGGCCTGCGGTCGCGGCAGGCCGCGCGCCATCAGGTAGAAGAGCTGCTCGCCATCGATCTGCGCGACGGTCGCGCCATGGCCGCAGACGACATCGTCGGCGAAGATCTCGAGCTCGGGCTTGTTGTACATCGACGCGCCCTCGTTCAGCAGCAGCGCGTTGCTCTTCATGCCGCCATCGGTCTTCTGCGCATGCGGGCGCACAATGACCTTGCCCTGGAAGACGCCGGTCGACTCGCCGCCGGCAATCGTCTTGAACAGCTCGCGGCTGGTGCCGTGCGGCACTTCGTGATCGACGATCAGCGTCACATCGGAATGCTGGGCGCCACCGAGCAGGTTGACACCACGCAGACCGATCTCGCTGTGCTCGCCGGCAAAGCGGATAAAATGCTGCTGGCGGAGCGTGCCGGCGTTGCAGACCAGCGCGAAGGAATCGAACTTCGCCTGGGCGCCGACCGTCACGAGCAGGCTCTGCACCTCGACTGTCGCCGCTTGCTGGCGGGTGACGATGCGCACGTGCTGGATCTCACTCTCGTCGCCGGTCTCGAAGACGATGGCGCCGTTGATCTGCTGCGCCGCGGAGCCGGCAGCTTCGCTGACCTCGACGATGGTCGCGCGGCTGCCTTCGGCAGCCAGTACGACCGAACGATGGAACACCGCCAGCTCCTCCTCGCCGGAGGCGAGCGAGACAATGATGATCGGCTGCTCCAGATTCCGGCCTTCGGCGATCTCGATGAAGACGCCATCGCGCATCAGCGCGGTATTGAGTGCCAGACCCATATCGTCGGCGCCGACCGAGGGGCCGGAGAGGACGCGGGTCAGTCCTTCACGTGGCGAGACCAGCGCCTCCGACAGCGACTGTACCGAGACGCCCTCGGGAATGTCGTCGAGCGAGGACAGGTCGGGCGCGAAGATACCATCGACCAGCACAAGGCGCAGGCCTTCGAGCTTCAACGCATCGAGGCGAGCCTTGATGGCTGCGGTAGCAGCCGCGCCGCCAGCGAGCGGGCGCGCCTCGCGCAGCAGCGCGCGCAGGTCGGTATAGCGCCAGGATTCGAGCCGGCGATGCGGCAAGCCCTTGGCTTCGAAGCCAGCGAAGGCGTCCTCACGCAGCTTCCGCACGGCCGGGCCGCCAGGCAGCTCCGCCTTCACGTCCGCATATTGCTGGACCAGCGCCTGCTCGGCCGCCGTCTTCAGCGGGGTGACGATGGCCATTACGCGGCCTCCCCATAGGAAGCATAGCCGCTCTTCTCGAGCTCCAGCGCCAGCTCCTTGCCGCCGGTCTTCACGATCCTGCCCTTCGACATGACGTGGACGGTGTCCGGCACGATATGGTCGAGCAGGCGCTGGTAGTGGGTGATGACGAGGAAGCTGCGGTTCTTCGCACGGAGTGCATTGACGCCCTCCGCGACGATGCGCAGCGCGTCGATGTCGAGGCCGGAATCGGTCTCGTCGAGGATGCACATGGACGGCGAAAGCAGAGCCATCTGAAGGATTTCCATGCGCTTCTTCTCACCACCCGAGAAGCCGACGTTCAGCGGCCGGCGCAGCATGTCCTTGGCGATGCCGAGCTTGTCGGCAGCAGCGTTGACCTGCTTGATGAAGTCCGGCGTCAGCAACTCGTCCTCGCCGCGCGCCTTGCGCTGGGCGTTCATCGCCGCCTTGAGGAAGGTCATGGTGGCGACACCGGGGATTTCCAGCGGGTACTGGAAGGCAAGGAAGATGCCGGCGGCGGCACGCTGATCGGCCTCCATCTCCAGCACGTTCTCGCCATTCAGCAGGATCTCGCCGTCGAGGACCTCGTAGTCCTCCTTGCCGGCGATGACATAGGAGAGCGTCGACTTGCCGGAACCGTTCGGCCCCATGATGGCGGCGACCTCGCCGTCGTTCACGGTGAGGTTCAGGCCATTGAGGATCTGCTTGTCCTCGTCGGCGATCTTGACGACCAGATTGCGAATTTCGAGCATCGTTCGTGTCCAGTGTTCTTGCCGCCGCAGGCCTTGGCCATATGCCAGGCGCCTGCGACTCGGGCGATTGAAGGAAAGACGTATTGGCCGGGGCGAACCCGGCCGCAAAAGGTCAGCCGACCGAGCCTTCCAGCGAGATCGTGATCAGCTTCTGCGCCTCGACGGCGAATTCCATCGGGAGCTGCTGCAGCACCTCCTTGACGAAGCCGTTGACGATCAGCGCCACCGCCTCCTCCTCGGAGAGGCCGCGCTGCTGGCAATAGAAGAGCTGGTCCTCGCCGATCTTCGACGTGGTCGCCTCATGCTCGAAGATCGCGGTCGCGGTCTTGGCTTCGATGTACGGGATCGTATGCGCGCCGCACTGGTCGCCGATCAGGAGCGAGTCGCAGTTGGTGAAGTTGCGTGCGCCCGTCGCCTTGCGGTGGGCCGAGACCATGCCGCGATAGGTCGAGTCCGATTTGCCGGCCGCGATGCCCTTGGCGATGATCTTCGAGGTCGTGTTCTTGCCGAGATGCAACATCTTGGTGCCGCTATCGACCTGCTGCATGCCGTTCGACACCGCGATCGAGTAGAACTCGCCGCGCGAGCCGTCGCCGCGCAGGATACAGGACGGGTATTTCCAGGTGATCGCCGAACCGGTCTCGACCTGCGTCCACGAGATCTTCGAGCGCTTGCCGCGGCAATCGCCGCGCTTGGTCACGAAGTTGTAGATGCCGCCCTTGCCCTCGGCGTCGCCGGGGAACCAGTTCTGCACGGTCGAGTACTTGATCTCGGCATCGTCGAGCGCGATCAGCTCGACCACCGCCGCATGGAGCTGGTTCTCGTCGCGCTTCGGCGCCGTGCAGCCCTCGAGGTAGCTGACATAAGCGCCCTCGTCCGCGATGATCAGCGTGCGCTCGAACTGGCCGGTGTTCTGCTCGTTGATGCGGAAATAGGTCGAGAGCTCCATCGGGCAGCGCACGCCCTTCGGCACGTAGACGAAGGAGCCGTCGGTGAAGACCGCGCTGTTCAGCGTGGCGAAATAGTTGTCCGTCACCGGCACGACGCTGGCGAGGTACTTCTTCACCAGCTCGGGGTGCTCCTGGATCGCTTCGGAGATCGAGCAGAAGATCACGCCGGCCTTGGCGAGCTCCTCCTTGAAGGTCGTGACCACCGAGACCGAGTCGAACACCGCATCGACCGCGACGCGGTTCTCGGGAGCGACGCCGGCCAGGATTTCCTGCTCGCGCAGCGGGATGCCGAGCTTCTTGTAGGTTTCCAGAATCGCCGGATCGACCTCGTCGAGCGACTTCGGCGAAGCGCCTTTCTTCGGCGCGGCGTAGTAATAGATGTCCTGATAGTTGATTGGCGGATAATGAACGCGCGACCAGGTCGGCTCGGTCATGGTCTTCCAGCGGCGGAAGGCATCGAGCCGCCACTCCAGCATCCATTCCGGCTCGTTCTTGCGAGCCGAGATGTAGCGGACCGTGTCCTCGGTGAGGCCCTTGGCCGGCTTCTCGACCTCAAGCTCCGTCACGAAGCCGTATTTATACTCGGTCACGTCGATCGACTTGACCTGATCGATGGTCTCCTGGACCGCTGCCATGTCTACTCTCCAGTCGCGGGTTCAAGGGCCCGCCGGTTCAGTTTCTTGTGTTGCGAAGCGCTTCAGGCGGCAGCCCGGGCGCTCCGATCGGTTTGCGCGGCCACGAGCTTGGCGTAGGCCGCGAAGAAAAGATCGATATCTGCCTCGCAAGTGGTCCATCCGAGCGACGCCCGCAAGGCCCCTGCGCTCATGCCAGTATCGATTTTCATCGCATCGAGCACATGCGAACGCTTGACCTTGCCCGAGGAGCAGGCCGAGCCGGAGGAAAGCGCTGCGCCGAGCAGGTCGAGCTTGATCAGCGCCGTCTCGGCCTTGAGGCCGAGCGTGGCGAAGGCGGAGGTGTTGGGCAGGCGCGCCACGCGCCCACCGAAGATCGTGGTTTCCGGAGCGAGCGCCAGCACGCCTGCTTCAAGCTTGTCACGCAGGGCCGCAATGCGAGCCGCTTCCTCCGGCAAAGCCTTGAGCGCGGCTTCAGCAGCCGCACCGAAACCGATGATTCCCGGCAGGTTTTCGGTTCCAGCGCGCCAGCCACGCTCCTGCCCACCGCCGCGGAGCGGCTTATCCGCAAGTTCAAGCGCGCCCGTGCGGAAAACGATGGCGCCGACACCTTTCGGTCCACCGATCTTATGGGCTGAGAGCGTCAATACGTCGGCGCCAAGCGTCGCGATATCAATCGGGATCTTGCCGGCAGCCTGAACGGCGTCGCTATGTAGCAAGCCGCCATGACGGCGCGCGATCGCAGCGATCTCGGCGATCGGCTGGATCACGCCGGTCTCGTTATTGGCGAGATGGATCGAGACGAGCGCGCGGGCGCCAGGGTTGTCCGCGACGAACCGTGCTAGCCGCTCATCGAGCCCGCCGAGGTCGACGCGCCCGTCGCCATCGACCGGAATTTCTTCTGCCCCACCGGCGGGAAAGCGGTGACCGTCGCGCACGCAGGCATGCTCCGTCGCGCTGTAGAGCAGGAGCGAGGCTGGAATCCGCACGCAGTTGCTGCTGCCGTCGCAATCCATCAACCCCGGCGTGAGCACAGTGACGTTCGCCTCGGTACCGCCGCTGGTGAAGACCACGTTCGAGGCCTTGGCGCCGACCAGGGCCGCGACCTGCTCGCGTGCATGCTCCATGGCACCGCGCGCTGCGCGGCCTTCGCCATGGACCGAGGATGGATTGCCTGGAAGCGACAACGCATGCGCGACCGCCTGCATGACCTCCGGCCGGACCGGGGTCGTGGCGTTATGGTCGAGATAGGCGCGTCCCGCCGTCACGATCCTGCCTGCTCCATCCTCGTCACTGCCGGGCACCGATACGAAATGCTTGAAATCGCACCTGTGCGCCGTGCTATAGCCGCCCATCCGAACCGGCCGGAACGGTCGAGACGCGGTCCGCATCAGCGATCCACCGCTTTGTTCTCGACTTGTTCACGGCTGTTAGAACTATTCTAAGCGCTCTTCATCTAGGGCGCGCAAGGTGGCGCCGTCAAGGGCGGCCGGGTTCCGAGCGGGCATGCGCCCGCTTTCTGCCCGCTCGCGCCGGCGCTGCCGCAAGAAGCGGTGAGACGATGCCAGAGGTTATCTTCAACGGGCCGGCGGGCCGGATCGAGGGCCGCTATCAGCCCGCCAAGAAGCGGGGCGCGCCGCTGGCGATCATCCTGCATCCGCACCCGCAGTTCGGCGGGACGATGAACAACCAGATCGTCTACAACCTGTTTTACACCTTCGTGAACCGCGGCTTCTCGGCGCTGCGCTTCAACTTCCGCGGCGTTGGCCGCAGCCAGGGCCATTTCGACCACGGCGCGGGCGAGCTCTCGGACGCGGCCGCCGCGCTCGACTGGATGCAGGCGCTCAATCCCGAGGCGAAGAACTGCTGGATCGCCGGCGTTTCCTTCGGCGCCTGGATCGGCATGCAGCTCCTGATGCGCCGCCCGGAAATCGAAGGCTTCCTTTCGATCGCGGCCATGGCGAACCGCTACGACTTCTCCTTCCTGGCGCCCTGCCCGTCTTCCGGCCTGTTCGTGCACGGCTCCGAAGACCGCGTCGCGCCGGTCAAGGAGGTCATGGCGGTGATCGAGAAGGTGAAGACCCAGAAGGGCATCCAGATCGAGCATGCCGTGGTCGAAGGCGCCAACCACTTCTTCGACGGGCGCGTCGAACAGCTGATGGAGCAGGTCGGCGCCTATCTCGACGCCAAGGTCGGGCCCGAGATCCTCAAGTCGGAGCAGGAGCAGCCCTGAGCCGGGCTCACATCGAGGGGTGAATCAGCCCCTTGCTCCCAACCATCACGGGCAGCGACATCTCCGCTGCCCGCGCCTCCGCCAGCGCCCAGTCACGGAACCGGCGGATCTTATGTTCGCGCTGACGCGCCTGCGGGTAGACTACCCAATAGGCCCATTGGTCGCGGATGGCATGCTCGACGGCGAAGACGAGCCGCCCGGCCGCAATGTCGTAGGCGAAGAGCTCCGGCACGGCCATCGCCACGCCATGGCCGCGCATCGCCGCCTGGACGTTCATCGCCTGCATCTCCAGCGACAGCGTCCGGCCACCTTGCTGCGGCGCGTCGAGGCCGAGATCGGCGAACCAGACCTTCCATGACGATTCTTCCGGGCTGAGCAACGGGGCGCGCAGCAGATCCGCCGGTTCGCTTAGTTGCAGCCGCTCGCGCAGTTCGGGCGCGCAGAGCGGCGCGTAGTGGCAGGCGAACAGCTTCTCCGCCACGACGTCAGGCCACTCGCCCGGTCCGTAACGCAAGGCCAGATCGACCGCTTCGGTCGCGAAATCGACGAGATGCTGCGAGGTCCGGACGCGCACCGCGAATTGCGGGTTCTCGAACTGGAACTGGGCCAGACGCGGAGACAACCAGGTGATCGCCATCGTCTGCAGCGCGGAGATCGTCAGGGCCGTCTGGTTCTCCTCGCAGACCTCCCGAAACACGGTGCTGATGTCGTGCAACGCCTTACTGAGCGGGCCGGCCAGGCGCTGCCCGAGCGGCGTCAGCACCACCTGCCGCGGCTGGCGCAGGAACAGCGCGGCACCGACCCGATCCTCGAGCAGGCGGATCTGATAGCTCACCGCCGCCTGCGTCATGCCGAGCTCTTCGGCCGCGCGCGTGAAGTTCTGGTGCCGCGCTGCCGCCTCGAAGACACGCACAGCCGCCAGCGGCGGCAATTTCGGGGGTGGAAGCGGTTCAGCCATACGCCCGACCATAAGGCCTCCTTATGGCAGACGGCAATCTTCCGCGTTGCGACACAGGGCCGTCGGGCAGACACTCAATCTCACATCAGCGGGCGTCTCCGCCTGCCTCTGCGAGAACCGAACCATGACATGCGTCTCTCATGCGGCGCCGCCGGTCAAAGCCGGCGGGCCTTCCTTCCTGCGCGCCTGGTTGCAACTCTGGGCACGGCACCGCGATGCCAATCGGACATCCCGCCGTCTCGCTACGCTCGACGATCGCGCCTTGTGCGATCTCGGGCTGCCGCGCGACCTGGTGGATCCGCCGGCTCCGCGTGACCCGGCCGGCCTTTGGCTCAATCGTGTGTCGGGCTGAAAGCGCAAATCGACCCGTACGAGCGATGAAATCATAAAAGCGGTTTCCACTTTTCGGGCCGATGCATTAGACGGACGGCGGAACGACACCGATCAGATCGCAAAGCCGCCATGACCACCTACAAGTCCGATTTCCTGCGCGTGCTCGATGAGCGCGGCCTCATCCATCAGGTTTCCGATGCGGAAGGCCTCGATGCTTTGTGCCGGCAGGGAACCCAGACCGCCTATGTCGGCTATGACGCGACCGCGACCTCGATCCATATCGGCAACCTGATCTCGTTGACGATGCTCTACTGGTTCCAGGAGACCGGCCACCGCCCGATCACGCTGATGGGCGGCGGCACCTCCATGGTCGGCGACCCCTCCTTCCGCGATG contains the following coding sequences:
- a CDS encoding 4-oxalocrotonate tautomerase family protein, with protein sequence MPYINVQITKGATREQKAEIVKDFTETLVRVLGKNPQNTHIVIQEIEAEDWGHAGGLVADRRAATGTK
- the sufD gene encoding Fe-S cluster assembly protein SufD, with the protein product MAIVTPLKTAAEQALVQQYADVKAELPGGPAVRKLREDAFAGFEAKGLPHRRLESWRYTDLRALLREARPLAGGAAATAAIKARLDALKLEGLRLVLVDGIFAPDLSSLDDIPEGVSVQSLSEALVSPREGLTRVLSGPSVGADDMGLALNTALMRDGVFIEIAEGRNLEQPIIIVSLASGEEELAVFHRSVVLAAEGSRATIVEVSEAAGSAAQQINGAIVFETGDESEIQHVRIVTRQQAATVEVQSLLVTVGAQAKFDSFALVCNAGTLRQQHFIRFAGEHSEIGLRGVNLLGGAQHSDVTLIVDHEVPHGTSRELFKTIAGGESTGVFQGKVIVRPHAQKTDGGMKSNALLLNEGASMYNKPELEIFADDVVCGHGATVAQIDGEQLFYLMARGLPRPQAEALVLQAFAGEAAEFIADETVRDLVMHEVEAWLKAREAAAERSTV
- the sufC gene encoding Fe-S cluster assembly ATPase SufC, whose product is MLEIRNLVVKIADEDKQILNGLNLTVNDGEVAAIMGPNGSGKSTLSYVIAGKEDYEVLDGEILLNGENVLEMEADQRAAAGIFLAFQYPLEIPGVATMTFLKAAMNAQRKARGEDELLTPDFIKQVNAAADKLGIAKDMLRRPLNVGFSGGEKKRMEILQMALLSPSMCILDETDSGLDIDALRIVAEGVNALRAKNRSFLVITHYQRLLDHIVPDTVHVMSKGRIVKTGGKELALELEKSGYASYGEAA
- the sufB gene encoding Fe-S cluster assembly protein SufB, producing the protein MAAVQETIDQVKSIDVTEYKYGFVTELEVEKPAKGLTEDTVRYISARKNEPEWMLEWRLDAFRRWKTMTEPTWSRVHYPPINYQDIYYYAAPKKGASPKSLDEVDPAILETYKKLGIPLREQEILAGVAPENRVAVDAVFDSVSVVTTFKEELAKAGVIFCSISEAIQEHPELVKKYLASVVPVTDNYFATLNSAVFTDGSFVYVPKGVRCPMELSTYFRINEQNTGQFERTLIIADEGAYVSYLEGCTAPKRDENQLHAAVVELIALDDAEIKYSTVQNWFPGDAEGKGGIYNFVTKRGDCRGKRSKISWTQVETGSAITWKYPSCILRGDGSRGEFYSIAVSNGMQQVDSGTKMLHLGKNTTSKIIAKGIAAGKSDSTYRGMVSAHRKATGARNFTNCDSLLIGDQCGAHTIPYIEAKTATAIFEHEATTSKIGEDQLFYCQQRGLSEEEAVALIVNGFVKEVLQQLPMEFAVEAQKLITISLEGSVG
- a CDS encoding cysteine desulfurase family protein, translating into MVTAGRAYLDHNATTPVRPEVMQAVAHALSLPGNPSSVHGEGRAARGAMEHAREQVAALVGAKASNVVFTSGGTEANVTVLTPGLMDCDGSSNCVRIPASLLLYSATEHACVRDGHRFPAGGAEEIPVDGDGRVDLGGLDERLARFVADNPGARALVSIHLANNETGVIQPIAEIAAIARRHGGLLHSDAVQAAGKIPIDIATLGADVLTLSAHKIGGPKGVGAIVFRTGALELADKPLRGGGQERGWRAGTENLPGIIGFGAAAEAALKALPEEAARIAALRDKLEAGVLALAPETTIFGGRVARLPNTSAFATLGLKAETALIKLDLLGAALSSGSACSSGKVKRSHVLDAMKIDTGMSAGALRASLGWTTCEADIDLFFAAYAKLVAAQTDRSARAAA
- a CDS encoding alpha/beta hydrolase codes for the protein MPEVIFNGPAGRIEGRYQPAKKRGAPLAIILHPHPQFGGTMNNQIVYNLFYTFVNRGFSALRFNFRGVGRSQGHFDHGAGELSDAAAALDWMQALNPEAKNCWIAGVSFGAWIGMQLLMRRPEIEGFLSIAAMANRYDFSFLAPCPSSGLFVHGSEDRVAPVKEVMAVIEKVKTQKGIQIEHAVVEGANHFFDGRVEQLMEQVGAYLDAKVGPEILKSEQEQP
- the gcvA gene encoding transcriptional regulator GcvA, which codes for MAEPLPPPKLPPLAAVRVFEAAARHQNFTRAAEELGMTQAAVSYQIRLLEDRVGAALFLRQPRQVVLTPLGQRLAGPLSKALHDISTVFREVCEENQTALTISALQTMAITWLSPRLAQFQFENPQFAVRVRTSQHLVDFATEAVDLALRYGPGEWPDVVAEKLFACHYAPLCAPELRERLQLSEPADLLRAPLLSPEESSWKVWFADLGLDAPQQGGRTLSLEMQAMNVQAAMRGHGVAMAVPELFAYDIAAGRLVFAVEHAIRDQWAYWVVYPQARQREHKIRRFRDWALAEARAAEMSLPVMVGSKGLIHPSM
- a CDS encoding DUF1127 domain-containing protein — encoded protein: MTCVSHAAPPVKAGGPSFLRAWLQLWARHRDANRTSRRLATLDDRALCDLGLPRDLVDPPAPRDPAGLWLNRVSG